The Roseimicrobium gellanilyticum sequence TATTTCCGCTACTGGAGGTTGGACCCCACCATCCAGGCGGTTCTGAACATGCTTGATGCGATGCATCGGCGATTTTCCAGATCCTCCGGGCTATACGCGCGGCTCACGGATGACAAGCGCCCGGCGATCACTTTCCAACTACTGGATCTGGAAAGGTTCAAGCTTACAGACGATCTCTACATCAAAATGAACGCCCGTGGGAAACCGCTCACGGCGTTTGAAACATTCAAGGCAGGTTATGAGGAGAAACTAAAGGAGCTCTTCCCAGGAGAGACGCGGAACATCGGTGAGGAGTCCCTCCCGATCGCAGAGTTCGTTGCCCGCAAGATGGACACCTCCTGGGCCGACTTTTTCTGGACGCACCGACAGGAAGACTCTGCCATCTATGATGAAGCCGTGATGAACCTGTTTCGCGTGGTGGCGCTCGTTTCGCGCGACCCGGGGGACAGCAGATATTTCAAGCACGCCTCCCTCCTTCGGGACGAAAGTAATCTGCCTTCTTATTCCACCTTTGCTGCCCAGGGCTGGCTGGATGAATCATTCACAAGAATGCTGATCAGCTTGCTGGAAGCATGGTGCAATGCAGAAGATCTGTCACAGCCTCTGTTGGATAGCCCATACTTCGATGAGAAGAAGGTGTTTCAGAAATTGATCGAGGCCCCCACCAAGCTTACCGCTCCAGAGGTAGTTCTCTTTACTGGCTATGCGCTCTTCATCCAGGCGCACGAGGGAAAGATTGATGCGGGTCCGTTTCGGGAGTGGATGCGGGTCGTGCACAATCTGGCGGTCAACTCCGATATCGATCGCACCGATCGTTTGCAAAGTCCTGCAAAGGGCTTGCGAGATCTTCTCCCGCATTCTACAAAAATTCTTGAGCACCTTTGTACTCTTGGTGCGAAGGATAAGGTTGCGGGTTTCACCGAACAGCAATTGAGAGAAGAGCGGATGAAAGCCGGTCTGATCCTCAGACACGAAGGGTGGAGGACGCTGGTCGAGCGGGCAGAATGTCACGGCTACTTCCGGGGTCAGATCGACTTCTTGTGTGAATTTTCAGGGGCGGTGGAACAATGGCAATCAAGCGGGTCTTTCGATTGGAGCGCGGAAACGCATCGACATCTGCAGGAGCGGTTTCAGGATTACCTGGCGAAGGCGGAAGCAATGTTCACCGGACACGGCGTAATGAACCTCGGTGATTGTCGCTGGCAGCGTGCCCTGCTTTCCGTTGGCGACTACACATTGCCCACCGGAAGAAATTGGTCGTTCCTGGCCGATGCTCAGACGGACGTCGCCAGTTGGAAGCGGCTCCTCCGGGGCTCGACACAAGATGATCCTGGAAAGCGTCCATTACTCAAACAGCTTTGGGATCGACTCAAAGCCGATCGCCCGCTCAGCCAACAACTCGATGAGCTGGTCGCTGCGGCTACCGGGCTGCGACCTTGGATTGAAGCCTTTGTCCGGACGCCCCATGCGATTGAATATTGCGGACAGAAGCTGATGCGCTGGGAGTCGGAGAACGAAATCTATCTGCTCAGCAAGAGCCGGATGAAAGGCATGTATGCGGAGCTCTTCAGCTATACACTGCATCATACCGTCCTTCAAAAGTTGCAGAAGAATGGCAGCTTGAAACCGCTGGAACCTTTTGGCTACCTATCCGTGTCCGGGAGGGACCATCAACCATCTATCCCGCTCAAGTTCATTTATGGCGGCGAAGAGTTGTGGTTTTGGATCGGATTCCAAGGGGGGCGATACTACCTCAGCACCGGGCGCGGCAAACTGAACGAGTTTCCTGAATTGCACACCCTGCTCTGCAGCGCTGGTGGATTCACTGACGGAGAGAAGTCGCTTTCCAAACATATGTTTCCAGACGCGATTGAGCCGGCCGTGAGCGAGCTTGCCCAACTACTCGCCACTCTTCCAGCCAAGACATAGCTGCCCTTCAATGTTCTCAACTGCATCATTCAACGGAGCATGAGTCCCAAGCAATGCACATCACGCCGAATTCGGTACATCCTTTGGCGTTTCCAATAAGCAGCTGACTTCAAAAGCTCCCTGAACGGGAGTTTACTTCGTGCCCGACACCACTCGTTGAGCGGTATCAGCTGGAGTGGTGATCGGAGTGCAAGCACGAGATTCCGGGCAAAAGCGTTGAGGTTGGCAACAAGAGCTTCGAAATGCAGTCCTAATCCGGCGATCGAGCGTGATTCCAAGGGACGTATTGTCCGTCCTCCCATGACCTCCCTCTCACGTTTTGCTGGTTTCCTGACGCGTACTCTCCTCGTTTTGACTGTCTCTGCCGGTTTGGCAGGAGCGGCACCGTTGGTATTTGAGGGCACGGAGGGGCCGGGAAAGGGGAAGCACATTGTCTTCCTCGCGGGCGACCATGAGTATCGCTCGGAGGAGTCGCTACCGGCGTTGGCTCGCATTTTGGCGAGGCATCTCGGCTTCAAGTGCACGGTGCTTTTCGACATCGACAGCCAGGGGGACATTGTGGCGGGAGAAGTTTCGAACATGCCGGGCATCGAGGCGCTGGACACGGCAGACCTCGCGGTGGTGTTTTTGCGTTTCCAGAATTTCCCGGCAGAGCAGATGAAGCATTTCGATGCTTATATCAATCGCGGTGGTCCGGTGGTCGGACTGCGCACGGCGACGCATGGGTTCAAGATTCCGAAGGATGGCGCCTTCGCGAAGTATTCGTATGATTACAAGGGCAAGGACTATGAGTTGGGCTTTGGCCATCAAGTACTCGGCCAGACGTGGGTGGGCCACTACGGCACGAATCACAAACAGAGCACGCGTATTGCCATCGCTCCGGACAAGGCATCGCATCCCATCCTCCGCGGGGTGAAGGATGTGTGGGTGCAAGTCGGTGGGTATGTAGGCAAGCCGACGAGCGGAGAGGTGCTCACCACGGCGCAACCGCTCAATGGGATGACGCCGGAGTCTCCCGCGGATGCGACGAAGCCGCCGATGCCGAGCGAGTGGACCCGCACGTACAAGTCGGCGTCTGGTAAAGAGGCGCGCGTCTTCACGACACTCTACGGGACCTCGGAAGACATCACCAATGATGGCTATCGTCGTCTCGTGGTGAATGGCATCCTCTGGGCGGTGGGTCTGGAGGACAGGATCAAGCCGGATCTCGATATCGCCTTCGTGGGTCCCTTTGAGCCCAATACGTTCGGCGGTGGCGCTTATGCGCGCGGCATCAAGCCGGAAATGTATGCTGCCTACGACAGCCAGATTCCCGCAAATCACCATACGAGCGCACCCGCGAAGCCGAAGGTTGCGGACAAGAGCGAAACCACAAAGCCTGCGCCAGCGGTGGCGGCTCCAGCACCCCTCGTAACGGGCAAGCCTGCCCGCTTTGTACGCATCGAGATTCCCGGTGAGAGTGAAACACTCACCCTGGCGGAAGTGGAGGTCATCGTGGGTGGCAAGAATATCGCGCCCTCGGGCAAGGCCACGCAGTCCAGCGCGAGCAATGGCGGCGTCCCTCAGCGCGCCGTCGACGGGAACAAGAATCCTGACTGGGGCAAGGCCGGCCAGACACACACCCAAGAAAACAAGCCGAACCCCTGGTGGGAACTGGACCTCGGCACGGCGATGGACATTGAGAAAGTCAGCATTTGGAATCGCGCAGGTTTCACTGGTCGTCTGGATGCCTTCACGCTGCGCTTGCTCGACGCGGATCGGAAGGATGTTTTCGTCGCCACCAAGATCGAGGCCCCCGAGTCGATGACGATCGACATCAAGGACAAGGGCAAGCTCACGTACCTCACCTTTGACGGCAAGCCGGGCAAGCCCGCGTCGAAAGCGGGCAGGTCTGGCGGGCAGCCATCCGGTCCGCCGGAGCCGGTAATGGTGGAGGTGCCTGTGGGCTACAAGGATGTGCTGCCCTTTGCCTTCAAGAAGGGCGATGTCGTTGCCATCCTTGGCAATGGTCTGCCCGAGCGCATGCAGCATGATGGATGGATGGAGACCGTGTTGCAGAGCCAGCTCACGGACCAGCAGGTGCGCTTCCGCAACATGACCACCAGCGGAGACCGTCCGAATTCATATCCGCGCAGTCCTGGCCAGATTTCCATGGCCACCTACTTGCAGCATGTGAAGGCAGATGTGGTCTTCGGCTTCTTTGGTTACAACGAATCGTTCGACAACAAGCCGGACGCCTACAAGGCGCAGCTCCTGGAGTTTGTGAAGAAGACGCGTGGCACGAAGCCCAACGGCAAGTCCTTCCCACGT is a genomic window containing:
- a CDS encoding DUF262 domain-containing protein, encoding MSTDAIRPISYKQLIRDHGQIRIPRLQRDYAQGRTSQTEVRENFLKVLQEHLELPPDDSKLPLNLDFIYGSRAEGAFLPLDGQQRLTTLFLLHWYLAWKDGCWSEFEELFCGTEHARFSYSVRTTSTEFFDKLVAHPPQCRPEDLEVISAWLEDQPWYFRYWRLDPTIQAVLNMLDAMHRRFSRSSGLYARLTDDKRPAITFQLLDLERFKLTDDLYIKMNARGKPLTAFETFKAGYEEKLKELFPGETRNIGEESLPIAEFVARKMDTSWADFFWTHRQEDSAIYDEAVMNLFRVVALVSRDPGDSRYFKHASLLRDESNLPSYSTFAAQGWLDESFTRMLISLLEAWCNAEDLSQPLLDSPYFDEKKVFQKLIEAPTKLTAPEVVLFTGYALFIQAHEGKIDAGPFREWMRVVHNLAVNSDIDRTDRLQSPAKGLRDLLPHSTKILEHLCTLGAKDKVAGFTEQQLREERMKAGLILRHEGWRTLVERAECHGYFRGQIDFLCEFSGAVEQWQSSGSFDWSAETHRHLQERFQDYLAKAEAMFTGHGVMNLGDCRWQRALLSVGDYTLPTGRNWSFLADAQTDVASWKRLLRGSTQDDPGKRPLLKQLWDRLKADRPLSQQLDELVAAATGLRPWIEAFVRTPHAIEYCGQKLMRWESENEIYLLSKSRMKGMYAELFSYTLHHTVLQKLQKNGSLKPLEPFGYLSVSGRDHQPSIPLKFIYGGEELWFWIGFQGGRYYLSTGRGKLNEFPELHTLLCSAGGFTDGEKSLSKHMFPDAIEPAVSELAQLLATLPAKT